A segment of the bacterium genome:
ACCATAAAATTTTGCATAAGGGTCTGGATGTAGGCCCCCAGTTGATCGTCCGGTGAAGTATGCGCCAAATCAGACGATTCGGAGATTGCATATTTATTAAAAGCATGCCGCCAGGCTTCGGTGTAAAGACTGGCCTTATCGCTAAAGTAATAGTTGACAGCAGCCACGTTGGCACCGGCTCGGCGACAGATCTCCGCCACCTTGGCGTTTCGATAGCCTTTTTCAGCGAATACCTCACAGGCTGCGTTCAGCAGCCGGTAGCGGGTTTCCTTGCCGTCTTCTCTCTGGGCCATGGTATCTCCTCCTTAAGCTTTCTTGTAAAAGCTGAAGCCGGAATAAATTAAACGGGGACTTAAAGTTTTTACTTGAAGTAACCGATTAACTGTATTATCTTGCCGTTTTAAATATAAAGTTAAAATACATATTTAAAATAGTCAAATGGTTTATTGTCAACAACGATAAAAACTTGGCGGCTTCGTAAAAAGTCCGATTTCTGCGTTGCGCTTCATTCCGTGTTCACTGGGGCGTACAAAAGCACGCCTCATTCCACGAAATTCGCACGCCTTTTTATTCCACATAGGTTTGGCGAGGGAACTCGCACTTTTTACTTTGCCGTCTTAATTTCGCCTTTTTACGAGTTCATCAAAACTTAATTCACCCTGATTCGTTAGGAGGACCAGAAATGATGCAAACGAAGTTCAGCTTCAATTATCCTCGAGCGCTAATCGCTACGATATCCGCCGATTATAAGTATTTATGGTTGAAGCGCTTAAAGATTAATGTCATAAACCGCTGTTCCGGGCCGGTTGCCCTGTTTCTGGGTCTTTTGGTGATGATCGTGTTTCCGGTTGTGGTGATCGCCGGCCCTTCTGGTCCAGGCGGACCGCCGCCGCTGGTAAAGGTAACCCTGGTTACCGCGCAGGATGTCAATCCGCCGGCGGAATACGTTGGCCATGTTGAGGCCATTCAGAGCGTGGACCTGCGAGCCCGGGTCGAGGGGTTTCTTGAACAGGTCAACTTCAAGGAAGGAAGCGATATCCGCGCCGGCGAGCTCCTTTATGTTGTTGAGCAGTCACCTTACCGGGCCAGGGTTGATGCCGACAAAGCCCTGGTGGCCCAGGCCGAAGCGACCCTTGGCAAGGCCCGCCAGTACCTTCAGCGGGCCCAAACAGTCCGTTCCGGCGGGATATCCGCGACGGATCTGGACGATGCCGTAGCCGAGGAACTCCGTGCCAGGGCGCAGCTTGAACAGGCCAAGGCAAACCTTCAGATCGCACAAATCAACCTGGGTTATACCTCGATCACAGCGCCCATCAGCGGCCGGATTGGCCGCACTGCCTTTACCAGGGGTAACTTGCTGAATCCCGGTTCCGGCCCTTTGGCCCGGATTGTTCAAATCGATCCCATCCGGGTGGTTTTTTCTATCAGCGAAAATGATATTGTTGCCGTTAAGGCAGCCGTTAAAGATGCGGACAGGGACCAAAAGCACCCCATGCTGACGCCGAGAATCAAACTGCCTGGTGGTCAAATTCTCAAAATTGCGGGGCAGGTGGATTTCGTGGACAACACCGTGGACCCCGGCACCGGAACCATCGCTGTGTGGGCTCTGTTTAATAACCCGGACGGTACGTTGCTTCCGGGACAGTATGTCACCGTCCTGATTTCCCGAAGCGAACCCAAATCAATGCCGGTGGTGCCCCAGTCAGCGGTTCTGGAAGACCACGACGGACGCTATGTCCTGTTGGTGGACGACCAGAACCGAGTGGTCATGCGTCGTATTCAGACCGGACCTGTGGTCGGCATCAACTGGGCCATCGAATCGGGTCTGGCCGTAAATGAGAAAGTCATCGTCGAGGGCATCCAAAAGATCCGGCCCGGCCAGCAAGTGAAAACCACTACCACCGATGAACAACAAGGGAGGTGATGCATGTTTTCACGAATTTTCATCGAACGCCCGCGTCTGGCTGTGGTGGTATCCATCGTACTAACTCTGGCTGGATTCATTGCGCTGTTGAACATTCCCGTGGCCCAGTATCCCCAGATCACGCCGCCTGAGATCCGGGTAACCGCGACATATCCGGGCGCCAATGCCAAGGTTGTGGCAGACAATGTGGCCGCACCCATTGAAAAGGAGATCAATGGTGTGGACAAAATGCTCTACATGTCCTCCTCCTGCTCCAATAACGGGCAATATACGCTGGCTGTCACCTTTGAGGTGGGCACCGATCCGGACATCGACCAGGTCAACCTTCAGAACCGGGTGCAACTGGCCACCTCCAAACTGCCCCAGGCGGTGGTCGACCAGGGTATCGATGTACGCAGACGATCGACCGACATATTGGGTGCGGTAGAATTCTTTTCCCCCCAGGGCACCCGGGACAAGCTTTTT
Coding sequences within it:
- a CDS encoding TetR/AcrR family transcriptional regulator; the protein is MAQREDGKETRYRLLNAACEVFAEKGYRNAKVAEICRRAGANVAAVNYYFSDKASLYTEAWRHAFNKYAISESSDLAHTSPDDQLGAYIQTLMQNFMV
- a CDS encoding efflux RND transporter periplasmic adaptor subunit, producing MMQTKFSFNYPRALIATISADYKYLWLKRLKINVINRCSGPVALFLGLLVMIVFPVVVIAGPSGPGGPPPLVKVTLVTAQDVNPPAEYVGHVEAIQSVDLRARVEGFLEQVNFKEGSDIRAGELLYVVEQSPYRARVDADKALVAQAEATLGKARQYLQRAQTVRSGGISATDLDDAVAEELRARAQLEQAKANLQIAQINLGYTSITAPISGRIGRTAFTRGNLLNPGSGPLARIVQIDPIRVVFSISENDIVAVKAAVKDADRDQKHPMLTPRIKLPGGQILKIAGQVDFVDNTVDPGTGTIAVWALFNNPDGTLLPGQYVTVLISRSEPKSMPVVPQSAVLEDHDGRYVLLVDDQNRVVMRRIQTGPVVGINWAIESGLAVNEKVIVEGIQKIRPGQQVKTTTTDEQQGR
- a CDS encoding efflux RND transporter permease subunit, yielding MFSRIFIERPRLAVVVSIVLTLAGFIALLNIPVAQYPQITPPEIRVTATYPGANAKVVADNVAAPIEKEINGVDKMLYMSSSCSNNGQYTLAVTFEVGTDPDIDQVNLQNRVQLATSKLPQAVVDQGIDVRRRSTDILGAVEFFSPQGTRDKLFLSNYVSRNVKDALLRIDGVSDVFIFGEFEYSMRIWMDPERLTARGLTADDVIAAIRQQNIQAAVGSVGTAPADTGQQVQYTLQAKGRLDNPVDFENIVVRSNDQGGLVRVRDVA